One Actinomadura viridis genomic region harbors:
- a CDS encoding NACHT domain-containing protein has translation MGRGKGWWPWLAVLAAVAGVLVLAGLTFAPVFDKGKAGVGEAADLAQLTGGLLLAAAVALVGTVRWARHRSRRLGTAVPAADTLTQAKELLAELVDQQWKEEARLRSLDDPDPIPVRWRTPDAAELMDHAVNIDPSAVPAGARAGAPARLWWAASSADIGALADRFRRTRRRRLVILGGPGTGKTTLALQLLLHLLATRTAEEPVPVLLPVAGWDTRRHPRLQDWIADRLTGDYPALRAPELGTEVARTLAGRGHILPVLDGLDELPPPAQNAVIAALNRSLGGDDQLILTSRTAEFTAAISAAGDVITSAAVLEPRPLTPEAAADHLTRCLPPAPGPAWQQTLTALRATPPPDQTPPGQAHRPAAALAELTATPLGLWLVRTVYTAPGADPTPLTDPDRFPTPAALQAHLFDQLIPAVITTRPPGDNAAEPFRPRRRHDPAQVRHWLGYLAHHLTTQPAPGDHGGQGTRDLAWWRLAATTHTFTSAPRLTLTVTTTLTTGLLVALMFWFPVGLTFKGLAIGVAVGLVFGLAAGLTVGLTAPSWTKDSPGYADLRIRRRSAALARNIAARLPLGLAVGLAAGSAVAAAFGLMLGLGVVLGDGLGVGLMFGLVFGLPLALALGIMAWAATPTQTHHATTPMSSWRTDRRLNMLRFTTITLLVVLTVILVVGLVVGREDGLMVGLGVGLLFGLAVGPAFGLLFGLAVGLAFGEHRAWWAYLITTWKLSRAGHLPRRLMPFLDDCHRLGLLRTIGPYYQFRHAELHDHLAATHPPLDNTGRRHRRPT, from the coding sequence ATGGGTAGGGGCAAGGGCTGGTGGCCGTGGCTGGCGGTCTTGGCGGCAGTGGCCGGGGTGCTGGTGCTGGCCGGGCTGACCTTCGCACCGGTGTTCGACAAGGGCAAGGCCGGGGTGGGGGAGGCGGCGGACCTTGCGCAGTTGACCGGGGGGCTTTTGCTGGCCGCCGCGGTCGCCCTGGTCGGCACGGTGCGGTGGGCTCGGCACCGTTCCCGCCGGCTTGGCACCGCCGTACCGGCCGCGGACACCCTGACACAGGCCAAGGAGTTGCTGGCCGAGCTGGTGGACCAGCAGTGGAAGGAGGAGGCGCGGCTGCGGTCGCTGGACGACCCCGATCCGATCCCGGTGCGGTGGCGGACCCCGGACGCGGCCGAGTTGATGGACCATGCCGTCAACATCGATCCCTCCGCCGTACCGGCCGGTGCACGTGCGGGTGCGCCGGCGCGGTTGTGGTGGGCGGCCTCCAGCGCCGACATCGGCGCGCTGGCCGACCGGTTCCGCCGCACCCGGCGGCGCCGGCTGGTGATTCTGGGCGGACCGGGCACCGGCAAGACCACCCTGGCGCTGCAACTGCTGCTGCACCTGCTGGCAACCCGCACCGCCGAAGAGCCGGTCCCGGTGTTGCTCCCGGTGGCCGGCTGGGACACCCGGCGCCACCCCCGCCTGCAAGACTGGATCGCCGACCGGCTGACCGGCGACTATCCGGCGCTGCGCGCACCGGAACTGGGCACCGAGGTGGCACGGACCCTGGCCGGGCGCGGCCACATCCTGCCGGTCCTGGACGGGCTGGACGAGCTGCCCCCACCCGCCCAGAACGCGGTGATCGCCGCGCTGAATCGTTCCCTGGGCGGGGACGACCAGCTCATCCTCACCAGCCGCACCGCCGAGTTCACCGCCGCGATCAGCGCCGCCGGGGACGTGATCACCTCCGCCGCCGTGCTGGAACCACGCCCGCTGACGCCCGAGGCCGCCGCCGACCACCTCACCCGCTGCCTGCCGCCTGCCCCTGGGCCGGCCTGGCAGCAGACCCTGACCGCGCTGCGCGCCACACCCCCGCCCGACCAGACCCCGCCCGGCCAGGCCCACCGGCCGGCGGCCGCACTGGCCGAACTCACCGCCACCCCACTGGGACTGTGGCTGGTCCGCACCGTCTACACCGCGCCGGGCGCCGACCCCACCCCACTGACCGACCCGGACCGCTTCCCCACCCCCGCCGCGCTCCAGGCCCACCTGTTCGACCAGCTCATCCCCGCCGTGATCACCACCCGACCCCCAGGTGACAACGCCGCCGAACCGTTCCGCCCCCGCCGCCGTCACGACCCCGCCCAGGTCCGCCACTGGCTGGGATACCTGGCCCACCACCTCACCACCCAACCCGCCCCCGGCGACCACGGCGGTCAGGGCACCCGCGACCTCGCCTGGTGGCGACTGGCCGCCACCACCCACACCTTCACCTCCGCCCCACGACTCACGCTCACCGTCACCACCACCCTCACCACCGGACTCCTGGTGGCGCTCATGTTCTGGTTCCCGGTCGGGCTCACGTTCAAGGGGCTCGCGATCGGGGTCGCGGTCGGGCTCGTGTTCGGTCTCGCGGCCGGGCTCACGGTCGGGCTCACGGCTCCGTCATGGACGAAAGACTCACCCGGATACGCCGACCTGCGCATCCGCCGACGCTCGGCCGCCCTCGCACGCAACATCGCGGCCAGGCTCCCGCTCGGGCTCGCGGTCGGGCTCGCGGCCGGGTCTGCGGTCGCGGCCGCGTTCGGGCTCATGCTCGGGCTCGGGGTCGTGCTCGGGGACGGGCTCGGGGTCGGGCTCATGTTCGGGCTCGTGTTCGGGCTACCGCTCGCGCTTGCGCTGGGGATCATGGCCTGGGCAGCGACGCCGACGCAGACCCACCACGCCACCACACCGATGAGCAGCTGGCGCACCGACCGGAGACTGAACATGCTCCGCTTCACCACCATCACCCTCTTGGTTGTGCTCACGGTCATCCTCGTGGTCGGGCTCGTGGTCGGGCGCGAGGATGGGCTCATGGTCGGGCTCGGGGTCGGGCTCTTGTTCGGACTCGCGGTCGGGCCCGCGTTCGGGCTCTTGTTCGGGCTCGCGGTCGGGCTGGCGTTCGGAGAACACCGAGCCTGGTGGGCCTACCTGATCACCACCTGGAAACTGTCACGGGCCGGACACCTGCCACGCCGACTGATGCCCTTCCTGGACGACTGCCACCGCCTCGGCCTGCTACGCACGATCGGCCCCTACTACCAGTTCCGCCACGCTGAACTCCACGATCACCTCGCCGCAACCCACCCGCCCTTGGACAACACCGGCCGACGCCACCGCCGCCCCACCTGA